The genomic window cgatctttcattttttaatactGGTGTTCCCACAACTTTGTGTGAAATATGGGTCTTATTCAGCCACTGATGTTTCCTTTTGCAACCCTGGTCTTCTTCCCTCCATCTGTTGGAGAGTCCATAATGACCTATGTGATAACGATCATTTTCCAATTGTTTTGACCTTCTCTCATCGTCACTCACCCGGGTGTTCTCCCAGGTGGGCTTTCTACAAAGCTGACTGTGATGTTCCCACCACTTACTTTGACCTTCACACACTGCTACACAGAGGTATCAATGTGTTTGTCCAGAGCACATTGCATCCATTCTTCAAGTAACTGACTTAGTGATCCTCTCTTCCTTGTGACCTCTCATCAGAAGACAGAATCTTGGTGGACTCCTGAAATCACCGGGGCCATTTGAGATTGCAGACAGGCTCTCCAAGACCACAAGTAACATTCATTAATGGGGCACCTCATtccctttaaatggctccatgcacAGGTCTGCCACTTCATAAAAGACTGGAACAAGAATGCTGGGAATGGTACGTTACTACAGCTGTACCACGGTCTCTCCTTTGCAGATTCGGGCTAAGATTCTACTCCTCTATGAACACTAGCCCACTGTAGATGTACCGATATCTCTATGACTAGTGTTGTCTACACTGATCCAGACACTGTTGCTGAACATTTTGCTTTGCATtacgctcgagcctctgcatctgtTAGTTATCAGCCTGCATTTTGTTTTCTCAAACAGCAGTTAGAGCGACTTCACATGGagccctacaatgctccattctgAGCGGGAATTCCTCAGTGCCTTAACCCTTTGCCCTAACAAATGTTCAGGGCCAGACCACATCCATAGCCAAATGCTCAAACACTTATCAGTGGATTGCCAATATCATGTCTTTGCCACGTTCAACCACATCTGGAGCGAGGGTGGGTCACCATCCATTGGCAAGAAAGCATGGTCGTCACAATGCTGAAACCAGGTAGACACTCCCCTGAGATGGAAAATTATAGCCCAATTAATCTCACTAATGTTCTCTGCAAGTTGCTTGAACACACGGTGAGCAGGTTGCTGTGCTGTTACTTTCAATCTTGGGGTTTTTTGGGTCCATCCCAAGGTGGTTTTCGTCAAGGCCATTCTGCTGCTGAGAATTTGGTCCACCTAGAGCCTGCTATCTGGTTGGCTCTTGCCCAGTGTCAACATCTTATTGCAGTCTTCTTCACCTTGCGAATAGCTTACGACACTACATGGCATCATTACATCCTCGTTACCCTATACGAGTGGGGTTTCCAGGGCTCACTCTCAATTTTTGTCCAGAACTTCTTGTCCCACTAGAGATTCGAGGTTCAAGTTGGCGCTTCTCCGCAGTACCTGCCATCCACAAGGGAACAATGTCCCACATAGCTCTGTGGAGTGTGTTCTCCTTTTTCTAGTGGCCTTCAGTAGCCTCACTGCAGTTGTGGGGTCTACAATGTCACTCTCCCTGTAGGCTGAGgtcttttccatctactattgctcctCAATTGTAGGCGTTTCTGAACATTGactgtagagatgggggatccgctcttgaactaattcatagagttgaatctttcaaaggagtgaacaatcagtgattcataaaaaaagaacggtagctccaaacgtttcccacggcagagagagagagagagagagagagagagagagacggagcatatcagcagcgcctctgctggtcagagcacagtgcacgccacacaacacagccagcgccggcctctgccctgcttctaccttggctgcctgcattgtgcagtgccccattggattttgtgtttcacatatgccgtgccgtctctgtgcgtcctctgccgcgcgcagtgtctggcgcagcttaacttagcatcgcactctgtcggcgatcgtttcagtcgcacggcctgccctctgggcagttgatgcgagcaacaggacagagaggcacctagcggataacataggaactacttgcaacagcctgctcgcaagggagcggacgatttgtctcggagcgggtgagttcaccgctccccccaccatcggaactcgcccgctcaacgctcaccccaccgtctcgactctagccagagcgttgagcaaagcgactcaggtgtcactctggtctctgcggtctcagctcatgcagtaatacagctcgcggctcgacctgctcgactcagcgcctctgcatcggagttcgtccctactggatattgttcttcgtagtaataccgctatgtatattacattattatgttatgtatacatcaattgtttttattttatttttatttggttaaactgattagattaggttcctgatgactcctcttactataggatttttattatggacactcgaatttacactttaattacgagcgaaccgataaacgtatcgcaaaatgtgatacaccaatattttccttgttttattctgcgtaaggctatatgcagcactttcgttttacagtcaaatttatattttttttcttattctggtacggattttgcgattttaggcgtcttcggaaggaaacgttcactttaaaaatatatggcttgcgatgtagtTGTATGAGgtgaatgaaattttaatacattatagccaaatatattgttaatgtaaatctcaagttacaacattttccgatcacccaaaaaaccacgatagtgcaaaataaatcaataatcaaaaactttgtcatatcgtggaaatttcaataaacaatacaaaattcttactcattatctgtgttacttcaaaataggatcaaataagatcaaaatacaggtatagtactggaataaaccaagtttaaagggcaatgtgccttccatttattttctattgtaaatgagtggtgagtcatgaaaaagagctaattcatttcagggagtgaacagttctgatccaatctctgaaaagaacagttttgcccatctctaattgactgcaaggtgccatatgaaaggcacagtgcacTCAtgtccatggcttccagttttccgctGCCAAGACGTGTCATGCACTTCGGTCACCATTTTACTGTTCATCCCCAACCAAAACTCTACCTTGATGATGAAGTGCTCAATGCTTTATTGTTTTCTGGGTTTGGTCTTTGATGCCCAGTTGATGTAACTTCCCCACCTTCAACAACTTGAGCAAACATGGTGGCGACATCTTAATATACTTCTCTGTCTCAGAAACACCAGCTGGGATGCAGACTGCTCTACACTTTTTGTGGCTCTACAAAGCTATGATGCTGTCctggcttgattatgggagcctagcATGTGGCTTGACATTGCCTTCAGCATTGTGGATGCTGGACCTGATATGCCCTTGTGACGTCCACCTTGCGGTAGGTGTCTTTCAGACTTGCCCTCTGCATGGCCTACTTGCAGAGATGGAGCCCCTCCCTTTCAGACCAGGCACTGCTGCTCAACAATGTGGTACATGTATTCTGCTGCCCAGAGCATCCAAATCACCATGTTATTTTTGCTGGTAGGGGGATTTGGCTCCCACAACAGAGGCTAAGGGCTGGAGTCATGATTGCAGTTTGCCTACAGAGTCTCTGCTCTCAACTCCAGATTCAACCACAGCTGCTTCTCATCAGGGAGAATTCGTGTGCACCCCCTTGGTGTATACTATTTCCTTTGATCTGTTTCGACCTACCCTTTGGACCAAAAGACTCTGTAGACCCCATGGTTTTTCACTGCCTGTTTCTGGGCATCCTTGACAAATTTCTGCACTGGTAGCATTATAATTTGACGGCCAAACTGGTTTAACTTACCCACTTGCAAGGTGCAATGAACTATACTCCCTGCCGAATGGACACAatgtattcactgcagaattagTGCCCTTTGCTTGAGCCTCAGCCACTTTCGTTCTTGTTCCAATTTGTAGTGACTCCCCGAATAGTCTTCAGGCTATCACCAGTGCTACCCTTGACAACCAATGGTTGTGACTATCCAGGATCTCCTGCATGACCTCCATCAAGCTGGATGGCTGATTGTTTTTCTATGAACTCTTGGTCACATTGGGATCCCAGGGACTGTTTGGCCAAATTGGCTATCAGGATGCCGACTTCGGAGTTGGGAGTATTGGAATTGGAGGCTTGGAATTTGGATTGATGTGCTCTGGTTTCTCCAAATAAACTGCAAACCATAAACCTCTcccatggcagtcccctcccagagatccaaatgtgggatattccagaatcttttgccaatggagagatcatcagaacacctttttcaattacaggctatatgtcctgtggatacacattatgtgtctttaatgcagcagtttccattgccttctgcatcctcatggcatTGATCATTTTACTGATACTTCCACCTTTAAGGAGAGTttaccaccccaagggcaagagagtgccctgaacctctgtccacgtCTCCACCCTTTTTTTAAGATGAAAGTctttggccaccaatgctgattattatttaaaatttaagcagtggcagagTTTGTAGCCAGGActaaggacattttgattactaaccaaGAACACTATCCCTAGACCATGGGTGCaagtcacattggtgtgtagaatgtatgagtctggcgattgtgataaaccttttgcatttcctttatgttttcgtcttctttaaaagcaaagagacaagatgaagcggtagcccatcatagagcctatgcctaccgtcatgtattttttgactttcagttgttaggaggaaggagggattcgcgctcagctagtgaaagaGTGAGAAGCACACcaattttttagcgagtaattgtagaccgccattttggggtcgctatgaataagtgaggagtgtgtatttcatatgtgcaccgtttagaaaaatacagtattgttttattaacagaaaggtcgtgtgagttgttatttcaaatagtacaataattacaataactgaagcccacctgtgtactttggaaaattacgaagatccgataagcttaataggaacacggtcaagacttcaaaggtgaacgcggcgaccaaacgtagtactataaagaatggtaagcacaaatctacagcggagaaagaaactactccgccctgcaaaataatatgaactaatacggacttatttccaggcatagctcagcttattgtgcttgtcattcacgccgaaaaattaatctcattaattcaatacattttaaaaagccacacattttattatcatctattccattattttattatactatacgatgtaccatctgacttccagaaaaatatcatccacataattctgaagactgcaagacctgacaagtgtgagatttatcacacaatcagcttaactgctgatgcatccaagttgccaacaagaataatatacagaagaatggaaaagaaaattgaggatgtgttagatgatgataagtttggcattaggaaaattAGAAGCACCACAGAGGCAACCCTGACGctacagttgataatggaagcaagactaaaaaaaaaatcaagacgcgttcatgcGATTTGTTGACAtagaaaaatcatttgaaaatgtcatatggtgcaagatgtttgaaattctgaggaaaataggggtaagctgtagggtcaagagggaataataagtgtggaagatcaagaatgaagtgctcggattaaaaagggtgtaaggcagggatgtagtatcACTTCTacgaaagaagcaatgatggaggtaaaagaaaggttcaagagtggaattaaaatacattgtgaaaggatatcaatgatatgatgatgttgctatcctcagtgaaagcgaagaagttttgatgatttgctgaatagAATGACCAATCTGATGACTACAGGATGTGGATTGAGAGTacataaaaaaaagaatgaaagcaatgagaagcagcagaaatgagaacagtgagaaacttactaTCAGATTTATggtcacaaaatagatgaagttaaggaactcagctacctaggtagcaaaataacaaatgatggatggagcaagtaggacatcaaaagcagactagcactggcaaaaagggcattcctgggcaagaggagtctactagtatcaaacataggccttaatttgaggaagaaatttctgagaatgtacgtttagcacatcattgtatgttagtgaaacatgaaacatggaccgtgtgaaaatcagaacagatgagaactgaagcatttgagatgtggtgctatggacgaatgttgaaaattgggtggactgataaggtaaggaatgaggaaatgaGGAAGTTCAGTGCAGAatttgagaggaaaggaatatgtggaaaacagtgacaagaagaagaaaaaggatgaTAAGATATCTGTTAAAGCATtaggtaataacttccatggtatgagAAGggggtgtagagggtaaaaattgtagaggaggacagtgattggaatacatccagcaaatgattaagAACGTAAGTTGcaattactactctgagatgaagagggtggcacaggagaggaactcatggggcaggccacatcaaaccagtcagaaaactgatgactaataataataataataataataataataaaaataaatgggtACTGGTTTAGAGACAGGGAATGCAGCGACAATGAAATGAGAAATGAAAGGGAAAGACTAGAGTGGCCGGCACAAAAGTACAGTCCTCAAGGTCATGGCTGCTGCCTGCCACCAGCAGGGTGATTCGCCCGCCTCTCGgctttgttgccatgtaggtacTGTTAGTGGTGTGGTAGGTCAGAGTAGCTGAAAGCTCAATGTTACCTTGCTATATCGAGTGTTCACTTCTGAGCTCAATGTCTTACTGTCTTTATAAAGGTGCTTTGACGTGTGTTCGGTGGTGAAGAACAATGCAAGAGCAGTGGCCTACTTGTAGTACTCCTCCGGTCGGTGTGCGTAAAGGGCGGAAAGACATTCATAAACAATCGAAAATTATCATATCAAATATCTAAATTTTTTCACTTATCTGGCCGACAATGAAAAAAtgaggaataacttaaattttgcacATATCCATAGACTTATTGCTAAAGcgtgtggtgtctccaagtcaactgTGGGCCATATTAGCAAATCTGTATCATTGGCAGAATCTCCAGATATGAATGAGCATTTAAATTCtccagtaaagaaatatgaatgtgaaCGGAAATCAACCAACTTTGACAATTTTAACAAAGAGCTTGTGCGTAGAACTGTACTTTGATATTATAACAGAGGAGAGTATCCAATGGCTAAAAAAATACAGGCTGACCACCATGAAACAATTAATTACTTGGGCTCAGAGACCTCCATTGTTTGTCTTCTCTGCTCCCTTGGTTTACAATTCAGGAACTGTAATGACAGACGGAAATTCATAATGGAACGCAGAGATATTGCAGCAGCAAGAGCAAAGATTTTGTGTACAATGCACTTCTTGCGTGCGGAAGACAGCAGGCCTGTAGTGTACTGGGTAGAAACTTAAgtttcacagaaccacaccaaTAAGTATATATAGCACGTCTCCAAAGGAAATGGCAGTTTGAAAATGCCTACTGGTAGAGGTGGTCGATTAATCATTGCCcacgctggttcattaaccacaggcttcaCACTGGAGGCCAAACTTGTTTTTTGTGGTGGGAAAAGTTCTTGCCAATCCAATTACCATTCAGAAGtgaatggagaagtttttaagaattggtttattcgactgttgtctgCACTGGAGGAAGGCTCAGTTATCACGATGGATAACACCAGCCACCACTCTATTCAGATAGAAAAGCTGCCATGTTCACATTGGCGTGTggcagatattattattattattgtggagtggttaaagagaaagaatgtttcattttctgtCAGTGAAACGAAGGCTGAATTCCTGTCTAAGGAAGAAATCATAGGTGCCAAAAAGATTTACGAATTAGATCAACTGGCAAATGAAATGGAACACCAAGTGGTATGGCTACCACCGTATCACTGCCACTATAATCCCATTGAATTGATATGGGCCCAAGTAAAGCAATAAGTAGCGAAAAGACatactactttcaaacttgctgatgTCGAGAAACTAACACatgaagctcttgacaatgttacttAGCATGACTGGGAGAGGTGTGTAAAACACgcagaagcattgcaagaaactgatttcttgaaccaggGTTTGAGAGATACCATAGTGGAATCTGTGATAatacacctggctgaaacaagTAACAGTGAATCTGAAGACATGGAGCCGGAAGATCCTTCAGTTTAAGTAAGTGCCATCTATgtaaaaagctgacttgatttaaatgtttgtctattcatttAAGTTATAGAGGACATACTGCGAATGTTTTTCCCTCACAGTAGACGTCTGGTAAATTTATCACAAGCAGTGACGATTAGTTTACTTGACAGTAACATCAATTAAAATAATAttgtcaattctgcattaattaacaacagttttccTAAAAACAtgtatcgaatgtctttacattcAGATATAATCTTACTGCATTCATTTAACTTGTACATTCAAAATTTAACTCCCTTTTTTCATAGAAGGATTTACTGGCTGTTTCgtagtaagggtaatgcagttTATAAAATGACAAAACACTGTGGTGCTTCTGTATTGACTGTATAAATAAtcagtgcagtaacatcagaacagtcccagCACCTATTCTGATTCTCCAGGAAGAGCATAGAACTCTATGATATTTGCCGAATTTACAAAAATCTAGAATGTAGAATTGTGttactttagtatgacagaggATAGTATCTGATGGATAGAGAAATACAGAATAATGTCCGTGATAAAATTGATTATTTTGGCCAGTCACTTCAGTgcactgtcttctctgcccacttgGTTTTTACTTCAGAAATTGTAATGATGGACCAAGCACTACTGCGTGCTGAGAATGATAGGCTTACAGCAGATTTAGaaaaaacttgggtttcacaaaacctttcaAACAAATATTTTGCTCAACCTCAGTGAATGACGAAGGATATGTACtagcagccagtaaaatatttttgggaAGTAGGGAATATCCTCAGTCATATTTAAGTGAGCTGTCCGAACAAAACTCTTGATGATGGCCTATGATGACTTGGGCGCTGTTGCGCACGGGATATCGCAgaagtaatttgcctctgtacatggtacgatacaataatgatgtctgaaATGTTAGTAGTTGTCTTAACAACTTTCTCGCAGGAAGTTTCTTCGCAGTCTTACAGAAAGAAAATTCATCATCGACTCCATTTTCCACTATGCTGTAggcacagtttcacacctcttgcaatattttattttttatctcagaatactttTTATGTTTCCAAAATAGAAGACACAGCATATCCATCTGTAAACTTTGAGGACGTTcatacatttttgttttcagtccaattacattaATGATTCTGTTACTACCAtaggttgaagtaaaaaattattttccttcaaaatttcatgtaatgttagttttaattttttttcatagcagTATTCCATCATATTCTAGACTGAAAATAGAACTGcccaatgttttttttaatttttacgaacatttgaaattatcactatgaaaaaaaaaaaaaactggcaatgctgtaagacGGCGAGATGACCTTGAAGCCCTATTTCTGTGCCAGCCACTATAGTTGTTGTGGTTGTGGAGAAACGAGTGTTTGAAGTGGTTGCCACCACGTTATGATCACCAGGCCATATTATAAAAGAAATGAACATGAAATGGATTAATGTGTCATAGAAGAGACATGAATGTTGATGGTGTGTCACTAGAAGGACCAGGTACagcttcttcctctctctctctctctctctctctctctctctctctctttctttttgtgGTAATATTACCATCGCTATGCACAACACTGCATGCTACAGCGCACAATACTGTTATGTAGCTAAGACTGGCAGAGGGTAAAAATTCCAGAGGTGCACAAAGTCACCAGACTTTAGCTGATCAGAGAGGGGCCAAGTTAAATTGTGCAGTCTGGGGTACTTCCAGTAAAATGAATTATCTTCAAACAGGTCAGATAAGTTTTGTAAtagaatactaattgaagtggcacAATGATTAAAATACTGGACCCATATTCTAGAGGAGGAGGGCATTACCCTCATATAGCTTCCCtgatgtaggttttttttttttttttttgttttctgaacCACTTGAGGTTGTTCAACTCTTTGAGCACTCTGACTGCCACAAGGGGTGTTCAAATACAGAATTCAGTTGTATATGCAGGCAAGCTACGTGGTACATGGAACTTGTTTCATGAACAGATGCACACAATGTGACAAAATGAAGGAGCCTTCTATATCTAGGCTGAACATTGAATTTGGATATAaatacagatttatttgtgttgttattcttaatttatgagtgaTATCAAGTTATTAGTTTGATTATgaagtaaagaatttttgtaactataaCTTTC from Schistocerca nitens isolate TAMUIC-IGC-003100 chromosome 5, iqSchNite1.1, whole genome shotgun sequence includes these protein-coding regions:
- the LOC126260578 gene encoding uncharacterized protein LOC126260578; this encodes MPTGRGGRLIIAHAGSLTTGFTLEAKLVFCGGKSSCQSNYHSEVNGEVFKNWFIRLLSALEEGSVITMDNTSHHSIQIEKLPCSHWRVADIIIIIVEWLKRKNVSFSVSETKAEFLSKEEIIGAKKIYELDQLANEMEHQVVWLPPYHCHYNPIELIWAQHDWERCVKHAEALQETDFLNQGLRDTIVESVIIHLAETSNSESEDMEPEDPSV